The window GCGCTGTCATCAGTCCTGAGTGTCGTCCGAATCGGTTGTGTGGTCTGAGATGCCGTCCGCGCCGCGGTCGCGGTCGACGGCGAATCCCTCGTCATCATGCCAGAGACCGCTTTCACGCTCACGAATGAGCTCGGCGCGCGCAGCGGCCTTGGCATCCATGCGCTCGAAGTAGGCTTCGCGACGGGCATTTCGGGTGGGCCGGATACGTTCGCCGAGACGATCGTCCGTGCCACGGGGGCCGGTCAAGAGCTCGGCCGCACTCGTCATCGTCGGCTCCCAGTCGAAGATTACGCCCTCGCCCGGTCCAATGATCACGGTGGAGCCGGCGATAGCGCCAGCCTTGAAGAGGGCGTTCTCGACACCGGCTTTGGCAAGGCGATCCGCAAGGAATCCCACGGCCTCGTCGTTGGTGAAATCGGTCTGGGCAACCCAGCGCTCCGGCTTGCCACCGATGATGCGGTAGATGTTGCCGTGCGTTCCGCCCTCCACCTTGACCTCGAACCCTGCGTCGTTGACGGCGCGGGGGCGAAGCACGATGCGCTCGCTCACGGGCTTGGCGGCCAGGGCGGCGCGGTTTTCGTCTACCAGCGCGCCGAGCGCATAGGACAGCTCGCGGAGACCCTCGCGGCTCACAGCCGACACCTCGAAGACGCGGTATCCCCGCGCCTCAAGCTCGGGCCGCACGAGGCTGGCGAGATCCCGACCATCGGGCACATCAACCTTGTTGAGCACGACGACCTGTGGACGCTCAAGGAGCGGAGTCTGACCCGCGGGTACCTCGTAGGAGCTGAGCTCAGAGAGGATGATGTCGAGATCACTCAGCGGGTCGCGACCCGGTTCGAGGGTTGCGCAGTCCAAAACATGCACCAGGGCGCTGCACCGCTCGACGTGCCGCAGGAACTCGAGCCCGAGGCCCTTGCCCTCGCTGGCGCCCTCGATGAGGCCAGGAACATCGGCGATCGTGTAGCGAGATTCCCCCGCCTCCACAACACCGAGGTTCGGGTGAAGCGTGGTGAACGGGTAGTCCGCAATCTTGGGCTTGGCAGCCGACATCGCCGCAATCAGGCTCGACTTGCCTGCGGACGGGTAACCGACAAGCGCCACGTCTGCGACGACCTTGAGCTCGAGAAGGATGTCTCCCTCCCAGCCCGGAGTCCCGAGCAGAGCGAATCCGGGAGCCTTGCGCTTGGTGTTAGCAAGAGCAGCGTTGCCGAGCCCTCCCTGACCACCAGGGGCGACAACAATGCGCATTCCTGGCTCGTTGAGGTCGACGAGAACCTCGCCGGACGCATCTTTGACCACGGTGCCCACGGGCACCGGAAGCTCTTGCTCTGCGCCGGAGAGGCCGGCACGGTGATCGCCCATACCGGGCTGGCCGTTGTCAGAAGTGCGGTGCGGAGAGCGGTGGTAGTTCAGGAGGCTCGTCACCTGGGCGTCGCTGACGATGACGATGTCGCCGCCGTTGCCGCCGTTTCCGCCATCAGGGCCCGCGAGAGGTTTGAACTTCTCGCGCTTTACTGAGACACAGCCATTGCCACCATGACCCGAGCGCAGGTGCAGGGTCACTTGGTCCACGAAGGTTGCCATTGCGTGATCCTTATCTGTTCGGGCCGTGAGGCCAGTGGAGAAACACGTAAGGGCGAGCCGAAGCTCGCCCCACGTGTGAAGTGTTGAACGCCTTAGGAGGCGGCCGCCACGATGTTGACAACCTTGCGGCCGCCCTTCGCGCCGAACTCGACTGAGCCAGCGGCAAGAGCGAACAGGGTGTCGTCGCCGCCACGGCCGACGTTGACGCCGGGGTGGAAGTGCGTGCCGCGCTGGCGAACGATGATCTCGCCCGCGCTGACGACCTGGCCGCCGAAACGCTTTACGCCGAGGCGCTGTGCGTTGGAGTCGCGGCCGTTACGAGTGGACGATGCGCCCTTTTTATGTGCCATTTCTCAGCCCCTAATGCTCTCGGATGACTTACTTGATGCCGGTGATCTTGACGCGGGTCAGCTCCGAGCGGTGGCCCTGGCGCTTCTTGTAACCGGTCTTGTTCTTGAACTTCTGGATGACGATCTTGGGGCCACGAAGGTCGCCGAGGACCTCTGCCGTGACCGTGACCTTCGCAAGCGACTTGGCGTCGTGCGTGATCTTGTCGCCGTCAACGAGCAGCACGGGTGCCAGCTCGATGTTGCCGTCTTTGTTGGCGGCGATGCGGTCCAGGACCACAACGGTGCCGACCTCGACCTTTTCCTGCCGACCACCGGCGCGCACGATTGCGTAAACCACTTGGGAACCCTAACTACTTGAAAGAAGCGTCTCGATTTCACACGAAGCTGTCGCTTCGATGAAGAATTCGGCGTTGAAAGCGGGCTTTGCCAGCGCACGCCAAGGATCAATGCTAGTCGATGCAGTTCTGCCGGTCAAACCGAGTCCAGCATACCCGAAAGCGGACTACCCCACCGGTTGCAACAGAAGCCACAGCCAGGGAGCGTGCCCGCAAGCACGATCAGAGGAACGCCAGAGACGAACCTCACGCAATAAGAATAGACCGAGTTTGCGGGTTCTGCTGCGAGACGCGCCCTTATCCCCTTCTCTGGGAGCCGGATTCAAGCGCGGAGGGCGGCCGCGGCCTACTCTTGTCGGGGAAATTACGACGACACGAGGTGCCTGTGATTCTGATCGATCAGCCCATGTGGCCAGCGCACGGCACCCTGTGGGCGCACGTCGTCAGCGACTCGACACTCGACGAGCTACATGCTTTCGCAGCCAAGGCTGGCCTCGCTGCCCGGAGCTTCGACATCGATCACTACGACGTGCCAGCCGAACGCTACTCCTCGCTCGTTGAGCTGGGAGCTCATCCCGTGAGCAACCGGGAGCTAGTCACAAGGCTCCGGGACAGCGGGCTCAGGGTCAGGCAGCGAGATCGCCGTTTGCCCCCGCAGTGAGCGAGCATCGGATGTCGCCGAAACCGCTTATCGCGCCCACTCCACGCCGAAGCCAGGCGTCTCGCGCACAACCTCACCCGTTGCGACATCAACAAATCGAGTGACGATGGACGTCGCCCTGGCATAGGGGTAGTACGCATCGGAAACCATAGCGGCAACATTGGGAACCACCTCGACGGCCACCAGCTGGCCATCGGGAGAGACGGAAAACCCGTCGATGCCTTCTCCCTCGGCGGCGGCATAAAGAACCCGAGGGGTGGCTCCATCGTCAAGCACGATCATCGAGTCGACGCGTCCACTCTCGGGGTCAACGACACCGATCTTGTGGATGCGCTCGGGGCCATCTCCCAGAAACTGGACACTGCCGCCGAAGACGCTTCGCTCATCGAGCGGAGTTGGCCCAAACGGAGTCCCCTCCCGGCTCTCGGACGAAGCATCGGAGAGACCAAGCAAGACGGTGTCGTGATGGTCGCGCACGATTGCGGTGAGACCGTCGCTGGCGACCGCCTCGAGCCCCTCCCACTCACCGAAAGACTCGAGCACCGCGTTGTCGACCGGGTCGAGGAGCACAAGCTCCTCATCGGAACCCACGGCGAGCATTGTGGCATCGCCGCTCCACAGCCAGGCCGCCGTCTCGATCGGAGCTCCCCCTTCTCCCTCGACAACCTGCGGGGCGGCATCCGATTGCGGATCGAACCACATGAGCGTTGCCGCGTACTCGCGATCCAGCGGATCACCGGCGCTCGTAAAGGTGAACCCGACGAGGCCGCTTTCGCTCGCGCTGAGAAGATCGATTGTCCCGGCGCCAGGTAGCTCAACGGGGCGCGGTGAGCCTCCCGCTGCGCTCACGATCTCTAGAGAGTGCTCCGAAACGACCCCTGCCCCATCCGGCACGCCAGTGAGGACGACGAGATCGCTTGCCGCGACGGCGAAGTCGATGATGTGTGGAGCAGAAAAGACAGGCTCTTCACTGCCGTCTGGGCCGTCGAGGGCGACTCGGACGATCGCATCGTCGCCGCCGTCTGCCGGGTCGGCACGATCAAGAACGTACGCAGTGTCGACGGCAGGTGTTTCGGCCGGTGACGCCCCGTCTGAGCTCGAGCCACGCATCCACCAGGTGACCGCGACAATCGCACCCACAAGCACGGCGACGCCGAGCACCGCGATCACAATCGCGGTTGCTCGGCGTCTAGGAGAAGCGCTCATACCTCACTCGGCGGTCAGCAGCAGCGGTCTAGTCCTCTGCGGTAACGGTCTGAGCTGTCCCAGCCTGAACGACACCGGCACTCGAAGCCCTGCGAGAACCGCGCGAGCGGCCCTGGCCTGGCTGCTTGGGCTCAGGAAGAGCGTCAAGCAGGCTTCCGAGAATCTCCTCGGCATCACGGGTACTGACGCGCTTGGCCGTGCTCGTGGACTTGACCACGGGGATGTCCAAGATCTCGACGACCTCGACGCTTTCGACGCTTTCGCGGTGGGAAGCGCTCTGTGTGGCATCTGCATCCTGCTTCATGGCCGGAGCTTCTGCCGACTCGGCCGGCGACTCGCTCGCTGCTGGAGTCGACGCCTTCGAGCGTGATCGGCGGGATCGACCGGACTTAGCCGGGGCCTGCTCCGGTGTTTCGCCAGCGTTCTGCTCAGCAGAGGCGCCATCGTGAGCGGTCCCCGCTTCGATCGTGCCAGCAATGGTGCTCGCGGCGATCTGGGCGAGAGCGTTCTTGACGTCCTCCGTGATCACGTGGGTCGGGCTGGTCTTCGGGGCAGCAGCTGCCGCGGCGCCTCCCCCTTGCGGGCCGCTGGAGTTGCCACCGTTGCCACCGTTGTTATTGCCGCCGCCGTTGTTGCCCTTGCCGCCGCGGCTGCGACGCGTTTCGGGCTGGGGCGACTGGCGGTGCTTGACGACGGGGTCGTGGTGAATGATGATGCCGCGGCCAGCGCAGGCCTCACAGGCCTCGCTGAACGACTCGATGAGACCGAGACCCAGCTTCTTGCGGGTCATCTGCACGAGCCCGAGGCTCGTGACCTCCGCAACCTGGTGCTTCGTGCGGTCACGACTCAGGCACTCGACGAGGCGGCGAAGAACGAGGTCTCGGTTGGATTCGAGCACCATGTCGATGAAGTCCACGACGATGATGCCGCCGATGTCGCGCAGGCGGAGCTGGCGAACGATCTCTTCTGCGGCTTCGAGGTTGTTCTTGGTGACGGTCTCTTCGAGGTTTCCACCCGATCCGACGAACTTGCCCGTGTTGACGTCCACAACGGTCATCGCCTCGGTGCGGTCGATGACGAGCGAGCCTCCTGAGGGCAGCCAGACCTTGCGGTCGAGCGCCTTCTCGATCTGCTCGCTGATGCGGTACTGGTCGAACGAGTCGCGGTCACCCTCGTACTTTTCGATGCGGTCGACGAGGTCGGGCGCTACGGCACTCAGGTAGTTGGTGATCGTGGCGCGAGCTTCTTCGCCATCGATGACCAGCTTGTGGAAGTCCTCGTTGAAGACATCACGGACGATCTTGACCAACAGGTCGGGCTCGCTGTGAAGGAGCGCCGGTGCCGAGACGGTTTCGAGGGCAGCGCTAATCGAGGCCCACTGCGACGTGAGGCGATTGACATCGAGCGTCAGTTGCTCTTCGGTGGCTCCCTCGGCGGCGGTGCGCACGATAACGCCCGTGTTGTCGGGGAGAACCTCCTTGAGAATCTTCTTGAGGCGCGCACGCTCGGTGTCGGGCAGCTTGCGGCTGATCCCATTCATCGAGCCGTTCGGCACGTAGACGAGGTAACGGCCGGGCAGCGAGACCTGGCTCGTGAGACGGGCACCCTTGTGACCGACGGGATCCTTTGTGACCTGCACGAGCACCTTGTCGCCCGGCTTGAGGGCGAGTTCAATGCGGCGCGCCTGGTTCTTGCCCTCGGCGGAATTCTCCGCAGCAGCATCCCAGTCGACCTCACCGGAGTAGAGCACGGCATTGCGCCCGCGCCCGATATCGACGAACGCAGCCTCCATGCTCGGCAGAACGTTCTGCACGCGACCGAGGTACACATTGCCGATGAGCGATGCCTCGGCCGACTGTGCAACATAGTGCTCAACGAGCACGCCGTCCTCGAGAACACCGATCTGGATGCGGTTGTTCTTTTGACGAACGACCATCGTGCGGTCGACGCTTTCGCGGCGAGCAAGGAACTCGGCCTCGGTGACAACCGGACGGCGGCGACCCGCATCACGGCCATCACGGCGACGCTGCTTCTTGGCCTCAAGGCGGGTCGAGCCGCGCACCTTCTGCGGTTCGTTCGAAGGCTCCGGCTGCACCCGTGGCGCGCGGGTGCGAGTTACGGTCGCGGAGCGCTCCGACTCAGGTGCGTCGTCCTCGCTGGAACGGCGCCGAGTACGCCGACGAGCCGACGACGATGGCTCCTCGTCCTCATCATCGTGGTTGCTGCGCGCAGGGGAATCCGACGGAGGAACCATCGTCGGCAGATCTGGCGCTTTAAAGAACAGCGAGGTCGTGGAGCGGGCAACGAGCGGGGCCGTCGCTTCCGTGGGCGCAGCTGCGTCATCTGCCGAAGCGTCAGGGCTCACTTCGCTTGATTTCGCCTTGCGCGGGGCGCGGGCACGCGTAGTCTTCGCCTGAACAGGCTCAGGCGAAGAGGAATCAACTTCCGCGGCCTTCTCGACTACCGGAGCCTCGACTGCCGGTGCGGTCTCGTTGGTGGGCTGCTGAATGGGCTCGGCCACGATGGCCTCCTCAACGATCGCAGGAGTCGTGCTCGGGGCGGTCACTGTCTTCTCGGCAGCCTTTCGGCGCGAACCGAACAGTCGAACTCGCTTGCGAACCCCATCCTTCTGTGTGCCGTCATTGTTTTCGTTTGTATCCACCATCGCTGGTGCACTCCTAGCCGAACCAGGCAGCCGCGCTACCCTTCGGAAATCTCTCGCGTCAACTCGCGCTTCACGAATTGGCGCTAATCCTTACGTAACAAGCGGGGCGGATCAGTGCGCAGCGCCTGCGGCTCCTGCCGACTCTGCGGCGAACTCACGGGTGCTGCTGCGACCGGATGGGCCCTGTCTTGCTCGTCTTCTGTCACATCTGTTCGGTGCTGCACGAGCGGTGCGTCTAGCCTGCGACGGTAAGTGTCGCCAGGTGCCAGATCGAACCGCGGCCCGCAGACCGGAAAGCTTTTCTTGGTTGCCTCTCCGAGCGCGGCTCGGAGTGGACTTCATCAAATTAT is drawn from Salinibacterium hongtaonis and contains these coding sequences:
- a CDS encoding Rne/Rng family ribonuclease, which gives rise to MVDTNENNDGTQKDGVRKRVRLFGSRRKAAEKTVTAPSTTPAIVEEAIVAEPIQQPTNETAPAVEAPVVEKAAEVDSSSPEPVQAKTTRARAPRKAKSSEVSPDASADDAAAPTEATAPLVARSTTSLFFKAPDLPTMVPPSDSPARSNHDDEDEEPSSSARRRTRRRSSEDDAPESERSATVTRTRAPRVQPEPSNEPQKVRGSTRLEAKKQRRRDGRDAGRRRPVVTEAEFLARRESVDRTMVVRQKNNRIQIGVLEDGVLVEHYVAQSAEASLIGNVYLGRVQNVLPSMEAAFVDIGRGRNAVLYSGEVDWDAAAENSAEGKNQARRIELALKPGDKVLVQVTKDPVGHKGARLTSQVSLPGRYLVYVPNGSMNGISRKLPDTERARLKKILKEVLPDNTGVIVRTAAEGATEEQLTLDVNRLTSQWASISAALETVSAPALLHSEPDLLVKIVRDVFNEDFHKLVIDGEEARATITNYLSAVAPDLVDRIEKYEGDRDSFDQYRISEQIEKALDRKVWLPSGGSLVIDRTEAMTVVDVNTGKFVGSGGNLEETVTKNNLEAAEEIVRQLRLRDIGGIIVVDFIDMVLESNRDLVLRRLVECLSRDRTKHQVAEVTSLGLVQMTRKKLGLGLIESFSEACEACAGRGIIIHHDPVVKHRQSPQPETRRSRGGKGNNGGGNNNGGNGGNSSGPQGGGAAAAAAPKTSPTHVITEDVKNALAQIAASTIAGTIEAGTAHDGASAEQNAGETPEQAPAKSGRSRRSRSKASTPAASESPAESAEAPAMKQDADATQSASHRESVESVEVVEILDIPVVKSTSTAKRVSTRDAEEILGSLLDALPEPKQPGQGRSRGSRRASSAGVVQAGTAQTVTAED
- the rplU gene encoding 50S ribosomal protein L21; protein product: MVYAIVRAGGRQEKVEVGTVVVLDRIAANKDGNIELAPVLLVDGDKITHDAKSLAKVTVTAEVLGDLRGPKIVIQKFKNKTGYKKRQGHRSELTRVKITGIK
- the obgE gene encoding GTPase ObgE gives rise to the protein MATFVDQVTLHLRSGHGGNGCVSVKREKFKPLAGPDGGNGGNGGDIVIVSDAQVTSLLNYHRSPHRTSDNGQPGMGDHRAGLSGAEQELPVPVGTVVKDASGEVLVDLNEPGMRIVVAPGGQGGLGNAALANTKRKAPGFALLGTPGWEGDILLELKVVADVALVGYPSAGKSSLIAAMSAAKPKIADYPFTTLHPNLGVVEAGESRYTIADVPGLIEGASEGKGLGLEFLRHVERCSALVHVLDCATLEPGRDPLSDLDIILSELSSYEVPAGQTPLLERPQVVVLNKVDVPDGRDLASLVRPELEARGYRVFEVSAVSREGLRELSYALGALVDENRAALAAKPVSERIVLRPRAVNDAGFEVKVEGGTHGNIYRIIGGKPERWVAQTDFTNDEAVGFLADRLAKAGVENALFKAGAIAGSTVIIGPGEGVIFDWEPTMTSAAELLTGPRGTDDRLGERIRPTRNARREAYFERMDAKAAARAELIRERESGLWHDDEGFAVDRDRGADGISDHTTDSDDTQD
- a CDS encoding DUF4031 domain-containing protein, with the translated sequence MILIDQPMWPAHGTLWAHVVSDSTLDELHAFAAKAGLAARSFDIDHYDVPAERYSSLVELGAHPVSNRELVTRLRDSGLRVRQRDRRLPPQ
- the rpmA gene encoding 50S ribosomal protein L27, giving the protein MAHKKGASSTRNGRDSNAQRLGVKRFGGQVVSAGEIIVRQRGTHFHPGVNVGRGGDDTLFALAAGSVEFGAKGGRKVVNIVAAAS